One genomic segment of Mycolicibacterium gilvum includes these proteins:
- a CDS encoding TetR family transcriptional regulator has product MTDAPRRTYGGQSADARRLARRVRLLDAAIEVIADDAWRTVTVDRLCADAGLNKRYFYESFATLDDVAAAAVDDIADDVRTATVNVAAHRADEPLDQQARAVVDALVRALVEDPRRGRILLGGLAGSVALHEHRGAVMRGLTAVLVSHARSVHGVELEKDPLAEVAPAFIVGGTADAILAYLDGRARMSLDSLVTALTTLWLITGNGAAEVARHRLDG; this is encoded by the coding sequence GTGACTGACGCACCGCGACGCACCTACGGCGGCCAGAGCGCTGATGCACGCCGCCTGGCCCGGCGTGTGCGTCTGCTCGACGCAGCGATCGAGGTGATCGCCGACGACGCGTGGCGCACGGTCACCGTCGACCGCCTCTGCGCCGATGCCGGGCTGAACAAGAGGTACTTCTACGAGAGCTTCGCGACCCTCGACGACGTCGCCGCCGCCGCCGTCGACGACATCGCCGACGACGTCCGCACCGCGACGGTCAACGTGGCAGCCCATCGGGCCGACGAACCACTGGATCAACAGGCCCGGGCCGTCGTCGACGCGTTGGTGCGGGCGCTGGTCGAGGACCCCCGGCGCGGGCGCATCCTGCTCGGCGGTCTCGCGGGTTCGGTTGCGCTGCACGAGCACCGAGGCGCGGTGATGCGCGGGCTGACCGCCGTGCTGGTGTCGCATGCCCGCAGCGTGCACGGCGTCGAGCTGGAGAAGGACCCCCTGGCCGAGGTCGCTCCGGCGTTCATCGTCGGCGGCACCGCCGACGCGATCCTCGCCTACCTGGACGGTCGCGCAAGGATGTCTCTCGACAGCCTCGTCACCGCCCTGACCACGCTGTGGCTCATCACCGGAAACGGTGCCGCGGAGGTGGCACGCCACCGGCTCGACGGCTGA
- a CDS encoding heme-binding protein, with protein MNASVTTVRRGLFGMFAGGLLAFGTAAIVAPVAGAQPAPECSASNVAGTVSTVAASEGAYLAANPQTNEALTAISVQPQPEAQTAYAAYFEQNPQVEKQLKAIHQPASALETLCGLKVEPTPIAQAVSTLGVSEVPAAPQAPEVIPPATAPGVTPETPAAPTP; from the coding sequence ATGAACGCGTCCGTGACCACTGTGCGCCGCGGCCTGTTCGGAATGTTCGCCGGCGGCCTGCTCGCTTTCGGTACCGCGGCGATCGTCGCCCCGGTGGCCGGTGCTCAACCGGCTCCCGAGTGTTCCGCGAGCAACGTCGCCGGAACCGTCAGCACCGTCGCCGCCTCCGAGGGTGCCTACCTGGCGGCCAACCCTCAGACCAACGAGGCGCTCACCGCGATCTCGGTTCAGCCGCAACCGGAGGCGCAGACCGCCTACGCGGCGTACTTCGAGCAGAACCCGCAGGTGGAGAAGCAGTTGAAGGCGATTCACCAGCCCGCCAGTGCCCTGGAGACCCTGTGCGGACTGAAGGTGGAGCCGACGCCGATCGCCCAGGCGGTGTCGACCCTGGGCGTTTCCGAGGTTCCGGCAGCACCGCAGGCCCCTGAGGTGATCCCTCCGGCCACGGCCCCGGGCGTCACGCCCGAGACGCCGGCCGCGCCGACCCCCTGA
- a CDS encoding RecQ family ATP-dependent DNA helicase codes for MGLMNDSPAVAKATATRADAQAILEQLAGPDAVLRDDQWTAIEALVVHRRRALVVQRTGWGKSAVYFISAKLLRAAGHGPTVIVSPLLALMRNQVAAAERAGVHAATINSSNVTDWSDIHDRVRRGELDVLLVSPERLNNPDFRDEVLPALADDAGLVVVDEAHCVSDWGHDFRPDYRRIRTLIADLGADVPVLATTATANDRVVADVAAQLGVGGPESEHDTLVLRGGLDRESLRLSVVKAGNPAQRAAWLVSQLGSLPGSGIVYTLTVAQANDVAALLAEHGHKVASYTGATEAAEREQLEGDLLANRVKALIATSALGMGFDKPDLGFVVHLGAPSSPIAYYQQVGRAGRSTDSAEVVLLPGHEDQDVWRYFASVAFPSEAMVRNVIDALESDRAQSTAALEPLVDLGRSRLEMVLKVLDVDGAVRRVKGGWISTGQPWSYDEPRYRTLDEARRREQQAMLDYQSTAECRMVFLRRQLDDPGLRDGERCGRCDNCVGSRYESGVDAAVAEDSRQRLMRPGVVLAPRKQWPTGLAKLGIDLSGKITDGPAPGRVIGRLTDLGWGARLRRLLDAEDAEAPEEVVQAAVKVLASWDWETRPSAVMAVDSDTHPQLISSLARRLSELGRLTDLGVLRYAPDRRPVTASNSAYRVAALHGAFSAPDPALMAQVGGPVLLVDDLADSGWTITMAARVVRAAGAVQVLPFAVAATA; via the coding sequence ATGGGCCTCATGAACGATTCCCCTGCAGTCGCGAAGGCGACGGCGACCAGAGCTGACGCGCAGGCGATCCTCGAACAATTGGCGGGTCCGGACGCGGTCCTGCGCGACGACCAGTGGACGGCGATCGAGGCGCTGGTGGTGCACCGGCGCCGCGCGCTGGTGGTGCAGCGCACCGGTTGGGGCAAGTCGGCGGTCTACTTCATCTCGGCGAAACTCCTGCGTGCCGCGGGCCACGGTCCGACGGTGATCGTGTCGCCGCTGCTGGCTCTGATGCGCAACCAGGTCGCCGCAGCCGAGCGGGCGGGAGTGCACGCCGCGACCATCAACTCCAGCAACGTGACGGACTGGTCCGACATTCACGACAGGGTGCGACGCGGCGAGCTCGACGTGCTGCTGGTGAGCCCGGAACGGTTGAACAATCCCGACTTTCGTGACGAGGTGCTGCCGGCGCTCGCCGATGACGCAGGTCTGGTCGTCGTCGACGAGGCGCACTGCGTATCCGACTGGGGACATGATTTCCGCCCCGATTACCGGCGCATCCGCACGCTGATCGCCGACCTCGGTGCCGACGTGCCGGTGCTGGCGACGACCGCGACGGCCAACGACCGGGTGGTCGCCGACGTCGCCGCGCAGCTCGGCGTGGGTGGACCCGAAAGCGAGCACGACACGCTGGTGTTGCGCGGTGGGCTCGACCGGGAGTCGCTGCGGCTGTCGGTGGTGAAGGCGGGCAACCCGGCTCAGCGTGCGGCATGGCTTGTCTCGCAATTGGGTTCGTTGCCCGGGTCGGGAATCGTCTACACGCTGACGGTCGCCCAGGCCAACGATGTGGCAGCGCTGCTCGCCGAACACGGACACAAGGTCGCGTCCTACACGGGGGCGACGGAAGCCGCCGAGCGTGAACAGCTGGAGGGCGATCTGCTCGCCAACCGCGTCAAGGCGCTGATCGCCACGTCTGCGCTGGGAATGGGTTTCGACAAACCCGACCTGGGGTTCGTCGTCCACCTCGGTGCGCCGTCGTCGCCGATCGCGTACTACCAGCAGGTCGGACGCGCCGGCCGCTCGACGGACAGCGCCGAGGTGGTTCTGTTGCCCGGCCACGAGGACCAGGATGTGTGGCGGTACTTCGCGTCGGTGGCGTTCCCCTCGGAAGCCATGGTGCGCAACGTGATTGACGCGTTGGAGTCCGATCGGGCACAGTCCACTGCGGCACTCGAACCCCTGGTGGATCTCGGGCGCTCCCGGCTGGAGATGGTGCTCAAGGTGCTCGACGTCGACGGTGCGGTGCGCCGGGTGAAAGGCGGGTGGATCAGCACGGGTCAGCCCTGGAGCTACGACGAGCCGCGGTACCGGACCCTCGACGAGGCGCGCCGCCGCGAGCAGCAGGCGATGCTCGACTACCAGAGCACCGCCGAGTGTCGAATGGTGTTTCTGCGGCGCCAGCTCGATGATCCCGGTCTGCGCGACGGGGAGCGGTGCGGGCGGTGTGACAACTGCGTCGGCAGTCGTTACGAGTCCGGGGTCGATGCGGCGGTCGCCGAGGACTCCCGGCAACGGCTGATGCGCCCCGGTGTGGTGTTGGCTCCGCGTAAGCAGTGGCCGACGGGGCTGGCGAAGCTGGGCATCGATCTCAGCGGAAAGATCACCGACGGTCCGGCGCCGGGACGTGTCATCGGTCGGCTCACCGACCTCGGCTGGGGCGCCCGACTGCGCCGACTTCTGGACGCCGAGGACGCCGAGGCGCCCGAGGAGGTGGTGCAGGCGGCGGTCAAGGTGCTTGCCTCCTGGGATTGGGAGACCCGACCGTCCGCGGTGATGGCCGTCGACTCCGACACCCATCCGCAGCTCATCTCGTCGCTCGCGCGCAGATTGTCCGAGCTGGGTCGGCTCACCGATCTCGGAGTGCTGCGGTATGCGCCGGATCGGAGGCCGGTGACGGCGTCGAATTCCGCGTATCGGGTGGCGGCTCTGCACGGGGCGTTCTCTGCCCCGGACCCGGCGCTGATGGCTCAGGTCGGAGGGCCCGTGCTGTTGGTCGACGACCTGGCCGACAGCGGCTGGACGATCACGATGGCGGCGCGGGTGGTGCGCGCAGCCGGAGCGGTGCAGGTTCTGCCGTTCGCTGTGGCAGCGACGGCGTGA
- the trhA gene encoding PAQR family membrane homeostasis protein TrhA: protein MTGPIPLDPVVDGIARRPRARGWIHLVSAVVAVFAGVALVQGAWMSPSERAGWAASVYVAGVVAMFTVSATYHRVEWGSPQAEKWMMRLDHSVIFLFIAASYTPLAVLALPPGVGAEVLTMVWAGALAGVALKMCWPSAPRWVGIPLYLMLGYVAIWFADALLHGAGATVVALLIAGGVLYNLGAILYGVQWPNPWPATFGHHEFFHAFTVAAAACHFAAIWLIVH, encoded by the coding sequence CTGACTGGGCCCATCCCCTTGGACCCGGTTGTCGACGGCATCGCCCGGCGGCCCCGCGCGCGCGGGTGGATACATCTGGTGTCGGCCGTCGTGGCCGTCTTCGCGGGTGTCGCGTTGGTCCAGGGCGCCTGGATGTCGCCGTCGGAGCGCGCTGGGTGGGCGGCCTCGGTGTACGTCGCCGGTGTCGTGGCGATGTTCACCGTCAGTGCCACCTACCACCGCGTCGAGTGGGGATCACCGCAGGCCGAGAAGTGGATGATGCGACTCGACCACTCGGTGATCTTCCTGTTCATCGCGGCGAGTTACACGCCGTTGGCCGTACTCGCCCTTCCGCCCGGGGTCGGCGCCGAGGTGCTGACGATGGTCTGGGCGGGCGCGCTGGCCGGCGTGGCCCTGAAGATGTGCTGGCCGTCGGCGCCGCGGTGGGTGGGCATCCCGTTGTATCTGATGCTGGGGTACGTCGCGATCTGGTTTGCCGACGCTTTGCTTCACGGTGCGGGCGCCACGGTGGTCGCGCTCCTGATCGCCGGCGGTGTGCTCTACAACCTGGGTGCGATCCTCTACGGCGTGCAATGGCCGAATCCGTGGCCTGCGACTTTCGGCCACCACGAGTTCTTTCATGCGTTCACCGTCGCAGCAGCGGCGTGCCATTTCGCAGCGATCTGGCTCATCGTCCACTGA